The genome window AATCATCTTGCGAGATTTTCATACCCCCCAACTGGCGGTTTGGGCGGAAATGCTCGCCACAGCCGCCACCGCGACTGAGCGGGAATTTGCCGGAACGACCGTGGAAGTAAAAATTGTCAAACAATATCGCAATATGGCCGATGGACTGGCAAAAGAACCACGGGCGGTCGAATTGGCCGAGCGGGCCTTGCACAATTTGGGCCGCACGCCCCGGTTGGGTTCGATTCGAGGAGGGACAGACGGCGCCCACTTGACAGAACAGGGCCTTCCCACGCCAAACTTGAGCACGGGCGAACATAATCCGCATTCTCCGTTAGAATGGTCCAGCTTGCACGAGATGTGCCTGGCCGTGGAAATGCTGATAGAATTAGTGCAGTTGTGGGGGCGGGAGCGAAAGACCTAATAGAGAATCTGCCGCGGTTCGCAATCTTGACTGGGATTTTTTCAAGGGCTTCAAGGAAAGTAGGGAAAGTGCCATGAGCTCGCGACGCGAATTTATCGCACATGTTGGCACCATCGGCAGCGCTTTGGCGGTCGGAGCTAGCCTGCCAGGCGTTAGTCAGGGCCAAGACACGGGTACGCCGGAACTTCCGAAACAGCCCTTGCCAGAAACCGATTCCCCTGCCACATCACCCAACTCAACACAAACCAATCCGGCGCCAACCAATTCACCACAGGCCAACACTTCTCCCGGGGCGGAATCCCCCGCGATCACTCCGCCGTCCGAAACAACTCCCGCGACTCCCCCGGCGGATTTGACGCTTCCCAAATCACCGACACCGCCGCAAGATCCTGCCACCGAAGCAAAAAACGTCCATTTAGTAAAAGCAAACGAGGGAAATGCCGTCTGGTTGTTAGGCACTTTGGTGCGAATAAAGGCCATGTGCGGAGAAACCGCCGGTTGCTGCGCCAGTTGGGAGCAAGTGATCTATCCGGGCGCGGGAATTCCCTCGCATCTTCATACTCGCGAAATAGAAACTTGGTATCTGCTGGAAGGAGAATTGGAATGGCATGTGGGGGATAAAAGCTATACGGCACAGGGAGGGGATTTTTTAAGTTTGCCACGCAATGTGCCGCACCACTTTTCCAATAAATCGGCCAACCCCGCCCGCATGTTAGTAACATACGCCCCCGCAAATTTTGAAAGTTGGCTGCTGGAAGTGGGCCAGCCAGCGGCCAACCCCCTGGCCGATCCACCGGCCATTACCGCCGAGGAACTTAAAAAAGCGGTGGCCGCCGCCGAAAAATACGGCGTAAAATTTACTCCGCTCCGTTAACCATATCAACCAGAGCCGATGTCTGAATTTCCGTTGCTGGTGGACGAACCGCGGTGCGGCATAGCCAACATGGCGCGGGATCAGGCGCTTTTGGAAATTGTGGCATCCGGGGTGCTTCCCGGCGTATTGCGGTTCTATCAGTGGCAACCAGCGACGTTGTCGTTGGGATATTTTCAAGCTTATGCCGCGCGGCAAGACCACCTCCCCTCGTTGGCGTGCCCTATTGTCCGCCGCGCTAGCGGTGGCGGGGCTATTCTTCATGACCAAG of Pirellulales bacterium contains these proteins:
- a CDS encoding cupin domain-containing protein, producing MSSRREFIAHVGTIGSALAVGASLPGVSQGQDTGTPELPKQPLPETDSPATSPNSTQTNPAPTNSPQANTSPGAESPAITPPSETTPATPPADLTLPKSPTPPQDPATEAKNVHLVKANEGNAVWLLGTLVRIKAMCGETAGCCASWEQVIYPGAGIPSHLHTREIETWYLLEGELEWHVGDKSYTAQGGDFLSLPRNVPHHFSNKSANPARMLVTYAPANFESWLLEVGQPAANPLADPPAITAEELKKAVAAAEKYGVKFTPLR